A section of the Primulina eburnea isolate SZY01 chromosome 1, ASM2296580v1, whole genome shotgun sequence genome encodes:
- the LOC140805568 gene encoding secreted RxLR effector protein 161-like — protein sequence MKNILYASATGRLMYGQVCTRPDIAFVVGMLRRYQSNIVLDHWKAAKKVMTYLQVTKDYMLIFRRTENLEVIGYSDSDYAGCIDSRKSTSGYIFILAGGVVS from the coding sequence ATGAAAAACATTCTTTATGCTTCTGCTACTGGAAGATTGATGTATGGTCAGGTTTGCACTAGACCTGACATTGCATTTGTTGTTGGGATGTTGAGAAGATATCAGAGTAATATAGTTTTAGACCACTGGAAAGCTGCAAAGAAAGTGATGACGTACCTTCAAGTGACAAAAGATTATATGCTTATATTCAGACGAACTGAGAATTTGGAAGTAATTGGCTACTCTGATTCAGACTACGCTGGCTGCATTGATTCACGAAAATCCACTTCAGGATATATTTTTATACTAGCTGGTGGAGTTGTATCTTAG